Within the Vibrio sp. DW001 genome, the region GCGGGCAAATAATCTTGGCACCATAAGTCGACCATAACATCGTGGATTGAAAAGAAACCAACTAGCTTACCTTCAACATTGACAACTGGTGCACCTTGGAGATTTCTATCGGTTAATGCATCGATAGCTAATTCTGTCGGCATGTCTGCTTTTACTGCGTAAAATTCTTCATTCATAATATCGATAGCGGTTAGGTTAGTTTTCATAGCAAGTTCCCTTATTGACGTTGTTAGGTCTGTAGTTTTAATTGATTTTGATTGAGTTGATTTTAGTTCTGGTCGTACGTAGATAGACCAGTTAGCTAGGCCCACTAATACGGCGCCACCAACGATGTTTCCAAGCGTGACTGGTATTAAGTTTGCGGTTACGAAATTGAAAAATGTCAGATCGGAGTATTGGTTAGCTTCTGCCCCTACTTGAACCCAAAAAGCATCAGGGGCAGTAGATTGAATCAGTATGCCTAATGGCACCATAAACATATTTGCCACGCAGTGTTCAAAACCACTGCTGACAAACATCGCAACCGGAAGCATAACCATAAAAGCTTTCCCCATTGCGCTATGAGTACTAAACGTAAGCCAGATCGCTAAGCAAACAAGGAGATTACACAAAACACCGAGTGCGAAGGCTTCAACAGGCGTGTGGTGGAGTTTATGTTGAGCTATATTTAGTGCGTTTAAGCCCCATTGACCACTGTCCATTTGGTACAATCCAGCCGCTACCACCAATAACAGTAGTATCGCTGCGCCAATAAAGTTGCCAACATAAACCTTGCCCCAAATGAGCACCATACGTTTAAAGCTAATCTTACGGTTTGCCCAAGCGATACTCGATAAAACAGAACTGGTGAAGAGTTCACCGCCCATTAAGACAATAAGAATCAGCCCCATGCTAAAAGCTAGGCCACCTGCAAATCGACTGATGCCCCAACCAGTAGATTGGCTTCCAGTTGTAACCGTTATATAGAATAGAAACGCCAGTCCAATAAACAGGCCAGCCATAATCGCGAGGCTGAGTGTCATACTGGTGCTTTTCGTTGTTTTACTGAAAGCAAACTTTTCAGCTTGGGTCATCATCTCTTTCGGTGAAAAAAGATGTTTGATTTCTGACGAGTCATGCGGTGAAGTCATTTCTTCCTCCTTGTATTGTTTTCATGTCGTTCCTTTTTATTCTTGATAAAAATCGAAGTGGTAGATTGCACCGTGGCGCTGTGTTGACGTAAGAATAAGGGGCGGAGTATGTAGTAGTAAAATTGATAATATTTATTAATATAATCAAAGAAATTGATATATAATAATTGACACGAACGATCATTCTTTTGAAACAGTTTTTTTAGGTGGATTTAATGCGATATTCATTGAAACAACTTGCCGTTTTCGAAGCAGTTGCACACACCGGCAGTGTCAGTTTAGCGGCGGATAAACTCTCTCTAACTCAGTCGGCGACAAGCATGTCTCTTGCTCAACTAGAGAAAATGTTAGGTAGGCCGCTATTTGAACGTCAGGGAAAAAGAATGGCGTTAACGCATTGGGGAATGTGGCTTCGTCCAAAGGCAAAAAAGCTGTTACAGGATGCACAACAAATAGAGCTTGGTTTTGTAGAACAACATTTAATTAGTGGTGAAATCGGATTATGTGCAAGCCAAACACCGGCAGAACATCTAGTACCAGAGCTCATCAGTACAATTGATAATGATTTTCCTGAGATTAGAATAAACCTAGAGGTGAAGAGTACCGACGGGGTAATTGAAAGCGTGTTAAGTTACAAGAATGACTTGGGCATCATTGAAGGACGTTGTGATGACAACAGAATCCATCAGGAAACTTGGTGCCGAGATCACTTGACCGTTGTCGTGTCGGCACATCATCCATTTGCCAAACGAGAAACGATCAGTTTAGCGCAATTAGAGCAGGCCAAATGGGTATTAAGAGAGATAGGCTCCGGTACCAGAAAAATATTTGATAGCTCTATTCACCATCTCATCGCCGATCTCGACGTATGGCGTGAATATGAACATGTGCCAGTGCTTCGAAGTTTGGTCGCTAATGGACCATATCTAACGTGTTTACCTTATCTAGACGTAGAGAAACATATAAATAACGGAAGCTTAGTGGCTCTAAACGTACCTGAGTTAGAAATGGAGAGAACACTTTCATTTATTTGGCGAGCAGATATGGCAGACAATCCACTTGCAACGTGTATAAGACGCGAGGGATTGAGAATGATGAAAGGTAAACCGAGCGTGTTTTAATTAAGTAATTAGTATACGTAATTCACCAAATATGTTGAAAATGCGATTGCGTCACATTTATTATGTAAGTAAAATTAAATGTATCATTTATATGTGATCTATATCACCTCAATAACAGATATGTTCAACTATTATCCATGCCTAAATGAAAAATACTTTTTTGGCGGGATCAGTAATGAGCGTATTACTTGCAATAGCAATTACAACTGGCATTTTATCTGGGATATGGGGTTGGTTGTCGATAAGCCTAGGGCTGTTAACATGGGCTGGTTTTTTAGGTTGCACAAGTTACTTTGCATCGCCAAAAGAAGGGGTAAAAGGACTGGGCATAAGTCTAGTGACCAATATGACTGGTGTGTTTTGGGCTTTGGTCATTATTGAAGCGTCCAATCTAATCTCAATGGAGATAGTAGGTTACGTTGTCACTGGATTAGTCGCTTTCATGATGTGCATTCAAGCCAAACAGACTTGGTTGAACTATATTCCAGGTACGTTCATTGGTTCCTGTGCCACGTTTGCCGCTGACGGTAATTGGGCGCTTGTCGTTCCCTCTATTATTGTTGGTGGGATCTTTGGTTATTTGATGAAGGCTTCTGGTCTTTTGTTGAAAACGACACTAGAGAAAAAAAAACACGGATATAGCTCTATCAACCAAGTGGAATCGGTGCGTTCATCCCAATAACAAACGATATAAGTTTTTTTGATTAGAGGCATGCAGATTAATTTGCGTGCCTTTTTTACATATAAATCTTTATGTGCATCATGTGTTTCCGTTGGCCATGATGATGATGCGTTTTAATGTCCACCTAATGAGTAAAGGTATGCACTCCGCTCCTTTGTTTTCACACTGCGACACTATTGCCAACGCAATATCAGGCTTAGCATGTTTTTTAAGAACGCGGGAGATCACCTTATTAGCCGGTATTGGATGATCAAGAGGAACCTTTATCATGTCTTTGAAAAAGGCTTCGAATCCATTGGCATATAAATAGTGTTCGATATCTTTGTCTGGTAATTCGGTCAGCCTATGTTTTTCCAAGTCGTTATCCAATAAAGAACGTACAGTATTCGCATATTTTTTACCTGCCGCATCACCATCGGTTACGACATGCCAATCGATCTCATACGCTTTGGCTACTTTAACTAGCGATTTGAGACCAGATTGAGCGAACTCGACAATTTGCACACCTTCAGCGGCGAGATTGTAACCGCAGAGTTTTGCCAGTTCATTAAACAACCACACTTCAGTTTCACCTTCTACTAGCAACCAACACCGAGCAAATAACGCGTTGGGACGGTGGAATCGAATGTGGAATCCGACCTTCCTTAGTTCATCTTTGCTTAGTAACTTCGATGACATTGATTTTGAAACGGTCCTATCGGATTTTCTTATCAAACGTCTAATTGAATGGAGGGGGACGGCAGCGAGTAACTGAGCACTATTGGTCGTCAATACCTTTTGTGTAGGAACGAGTTGTAATAGGTTCCATGCACGAGACAAATGGGTAGGGTGGAGCCGTCCTTCTGGGTCCTCTATGACAAGAATAGGTCGTGCACAGCGTCGCAGGTTGCTTGATCCTTTGGCTTGCAAATAAGCATTTAACAGAACAAGGACTAGTAACCTTGTTTGAGAATCTTTGGTTTCTTCAATAACCTGTAACAGATTATTGTTACCGACAGAGGAAGCGGCAAAGAGTAAGCTCTCCCGTGGTTTTCTAGGATCTCGATTTGCTTTATTGGTAAATGTAAAATAATGCTCGACCAAATTCTCCATCGACTTAAGGCTGCTTCTCATTTCAGCCTTGTTCACGTGCCCTGGCATTGCGAGTAATCGACGGCATGTATTTTCAATGCGACGCTCTACCCGCGAATTGATCACGTCATCGCTTCCTAGCGGTTTATTATGATCAAATCGACGAGAATCTCGAATGCGAATGACAGGATGTAAACTTACGAGTTCCTCCGCAAGCTTTTGAGAGTGATGAAGTTGCATCTTGTTACCTTCTATGTCCAGAAAGCAGCAATGATTGGTGATCTTGTATAGATCTCGAGTGGCACTGACTCGGTAGATTATCTTTTTGTTACCTTGTTCATCTTCAATCCAAATCGGCTTGAGTTTGCGGTACCGTCCGGCCCTTTCCTCTCCCTTAACTGATGTGATGAAAGTTATCACTATTTGTAGATGCTGTGTTTGAGGATGGGCAATGGCGTAATCAACATGAAAGTCTTGCATCTCGAACTGATATAACTCTGGTTCGGAAGGAAGGGCGACAGATAAAGCGTCGAGAAGGGACGATTTGCCCCAGGTATTTTCTCCAATAAGCGTGGTTAATTCGTCGAATGAAAGCGAAAGCCTTCTAATTCCTCTAAATCCAGAGATCTCTATACTTTGTATTTGCATTATCATCTCCCTCTTTACACTAAGCTTACACGACGATACTGATTAGTGCCTTAATATAACCAATGTTTAGTCATAATAGCTTGATAATAAAGAGAATGACTAAAAACTTTCGTCAATACTTTGCTTTTAGGTGATGACTTTTTAAGAATTCATTACAATGTCATAGAAGAAGGTTTACCATACATGGGTATGAAAGGTAGATTATAGAAACTATGACGAAAAAAAATAAACCAATTCGATTGATGTTGGCGCATATTAACGATACCCACTCTTATTTCGAGCCGCAGTCACTTCAACTTAACCTCAAGTTAGAAAATCAGGTCATTTCACCTTACGTTAGTAATGGTGGATTTGCACGTATTGCTACACGCGCTGATGAGTTGCGACAAAAAGCACTCGAAACCAATAGAGAGTTTATGTTTTTCCATGCTGGAGATTGCTTTCAGGGCACACTCTTTTTTTCTCTATTCAAAGGGAAAGCCAATGCTGATCTGTTAAATGCACTAAATATAGATGCGATGGCGCTTGGTAATCATGAATTGGACATGGGAAATCAGCCCGTTGCTGAATTTCTAGATAGGATCAATTTTCCAATTCTCGCAGGAAATTGGGATATTTCGAAGGAATCGAAGCAAAAAAGGCATCCGCTAAAAAACAAGCCCAATCTCGTTTCGTATAATGAACCATTCAAAACCGCGCATTGGATAACCAAAGAAGTTCAAGGAGAGCTTATTGCCATTTTTGGCGTATCCATGGATCAGATGGCCGACATCTCAAATCCCGATGCAGACACCCCTTTTGCTAATACGTTTGAAACGGTTCAGAATACGGTTTTAGCGATCAGACGGAATGGGATAAATAAGATAATTCTGTTGAGTCACCTTGGTATAGACGTTGATTTGAAGCTCGCTAAAGAAGTAGATGGTATAGCGATAATCATAGGGGGCCATTCTCATACCTTACAAGGTGACTTCTCTTCTATCGGTTTAGAAAACAACGGTGATTATGGCGTGGTGGTTAATCAAACGCGAATCGTTCATTCTGGTTTACATGCTCAGGCGATAGGGCATTGCGAAATTGACTTTGAAGCCGATGGGACAGTAAGTCGTTTTGTTGGTTGTAACGAACTTCTGTTGGGGCGTAGGCTCTGTATCGATGCGAGTTTGTCAGAAGTAAACACCGACTACCTGCATAAAAGGGCTCAAAGTTGTCTCAGGGACAACCCTAATGTGGTGATTTGTAAGAAAGCGCCATTGGTACAGAGTATTCTTCAAGACAAGTACATCCCACAAGTGAGAGCACTGCAACAAACTATTATTGGTAGAGTAACAACACCGCTTCGACATGTCAGGATCCCAGATGAAATAGGAGGCAGTGACATCGTGCCTATAGTTGCCGAATCTTTTTACCATGCAATGAGCAACGCTGGTTACTCGGTAGAGTTCGGAATGCATAACGCTGGTGGTGTAAGAACCTCGCTTAGCCCCGGTCCTATTTCTGTTGCTGATATTGCCGGAAAACTATTGCCATTTGCCGTTCCAATTGGTGTATACCATTTAAAAGGTAAGTACCTCGCATTGGTATTAGAGGGGGCGATAAACAATGCGCTTAGTAATGGTGTTAGTGGTACAGGTACTGGTAGCTATCCTTATTGTTATAATCTTGATTTTATTTATGATTTTAAGGCTAAAAAAGGGTCTAGAGTCACGCACCTTAACATCAAGTCAGCTCATGGTGGTTGGAAAGAGGTCGAAGATGAAACCATCTATTGTGGTACCTCTTCCGCGTATACGATGAAAGGGAAAGAGGGCTTTACCGCATTTCTGAATATGGAAGACACAGGTGAGGTCACACAATTATCCATGGCTGACTGCTTTATTGAACTGCTTAAATCTCAACCAGATAGGCTTGATAACGTTGTTAAGCAATTACACAAATTGATTAATTACTAATCTATGGCATTGATTTTGCTTATTAATGATTAGCTATGATTTCGTAAGTTCATAGCTCAGTTTAATCATTAGCAAGCGGAGAGCTGTGTATGTGGAATACTGACTGGATCGATACCCTAGTTATATTAGGGTGGGTTGGGGCGTGGTCAATACTTGTCTATTATGTCCCTCTTACTGGAATGTAAAAAAAAGGAGCTTTACGCTCCTTTTTTATTGCGCTGAGTTTACGCTTCATTACTGTTGGTCAATCAAATATGTTGTACCGATATACATTGTGAATAACCTGAAATATTTGCATCAAATTAATTAACCCATCATTGGCAATATCGATTGAAATTCTGGTTATTTTATGTAATTTATTTGTTAAATACACAAGCATATATAGAGTAATATTTTCAATATATGCGGGTATTATGCGTAATATGCGACCAATAATCAAAATAATTGAATTTATTTTCTGTTAAGTTGTTAAAATATTGTATCATTAGTTTATCTAATCTGAATATGTAATTATTGTCATTTATATTATGCTAAAAAACAGCCTAAAATCTCTTACATAGAAACAGCAATCACAATTAATTTAGAGAGGCTATCATGGCTCAAGTAATGCACGCGAATACACTTATTGTTCCAACCTCTACGGACAAAAAAACCTACGCGGTTAATATCAAAGGATTGATTGCTCATATTTTAGATATTCTTTTTGTAAGCAACGAAGTAGAGTCTACGTACTACTCTAGTGACCTCTCTAGCCATATGCAAAAAGATTTGGGTATCATGCGTTAAGACGTGTGATTAACACGCAGGTATTTATTTCCCTGTGATCCAAAGTAAATAGTTATAAGCCCTAAGTACATTGCGTACTTGGGGCTTTTTGCTATGAATCGTAAACACAACATGCAAACCAAGGTAGCCATTTCATTGATAGATGAATCTAATGCTGATACTGGTGACACGGAATGATTTGTGTTAAAACAATCGACATAATTATAATCGGTCGACACTCAAGTGATCACTAAATTAATTCTTATACGTGGTTTACCTGGGTCAGGTAAAAGCACGCTAGCGAAGCGGATCATCGAGCAGTATAGTTCACCTATTAAACACATAGAGACAGACATGTTTTTTGTTGAGAAAGGGGGAGACTATTCCTTTGATGCGAAAAAACTCTCACAAGCACACCACTGGTGTCAAGCTGAGGTGCGAGTAGCTCTGTCGAATGGAAACTCTGTTGTTGTTTCTAACACCTTCGTACAGCGTTGGGAGATGCAACCTTATCGAGACATGGCAAAGGAACTGAACGTATTCTTAGAGGTATTGGTTTGTAAAGAGGAATATGGAAGCATCCATCAAGTTCCTAAAATCACAATAAGTAATATGCGGAAGAAATGGGAAGTGTCTTCTTAGGTTTTCTAGGTATAAAAAAGGCGTTTAATTAGCGCCTTTTTTATACCTAGAAATAGTGTCTTACTTCTTGCGGCAGAACTCGGTAATCACATACATAGATTGGCCGTTTGCTTTACCAGAAACCAGCTTGGGATCGTCGCTAAGGCTTATACCACGTATAACGGTACCCTGTTTGATGACTTGGTTGGTCCCTTTTACAGGAAGGTCTTTAGTGACCGTTACGTCGTCACCTTTTTTAAGCTCAATACCGTTAATATCGCGTGGTTTTTCATCGTCTTCATCCATGCCAATCTCAGCCCACTTAGCAACGTCTTCTTCAAGATACATCATATCAAGCAGGTCCATTGCCCATCCTTCAGTAGATGATAGGTTTTTAAGTTGACGCCAAGCCATCACTTGAACCGGTGGTACTTGGCTCCACATGCTGTCGTTCAAACAGCGCCAATGGTTAGCATTAACGGTTTCCGGATCGTCAATCTGTCCAGTACATGTGTTACATATCATAATTGCATGATCAACAGTTACGTGCGAGTGAGGAGCAACAACGTAAGGAGTGAGTGCGGATTCTGCTGCGCAAAGCTCACATTTTGATTCGCAGCGTTCAAGCATAGTAGCTTCTGTAGACATAGGGTATTTACCGTGGTTGTTAAGTTTTGCCTGTATTATCCACGTAATCGTTTTTTATAAAAGCGATTATTGTGGCTTTATAAAAATCACTGATGGTTTTTATCTCTTACCCCAATAACTACATCTTACATTGAGGGCGTTGAACTGTAGATTTATTGAGCGAATTTGCTTTCTCGTTAAGATCCTCGATTCGTGTATTATGGGACGGGTGAGTAGATAGCAGCTCTGGTGGTTGGTTACCACCGGAGGCTTTCGCCATATTTTTCCAGAGGTCTATGCTTTGGTATGGGTCAAATCCGGCGTTTGCCATTAGCTCTAAGCCGACAATATCGGCTTC harbors:
- the focA gene encoding formate transporter FocA encodes the protein MTSPHDSSEIKHLFSPKEMMTQAEKFAFSKTTKSTSMTLSLAIMAGLFIGLAFLFYITVTTGSQSTGWGISRFAGGLAFSMGLILIVLMGGELFTSSVLSSIAWANRKISFKRMVLIWGKVYVGNFIGAAILLLLVVAAGLYQMDSGQWGLNALNIAQHKLHHTPVEAFALGVLCNLLVCLAIWLTFSTHSAMGKAFMVMLPVAMFVSSGFEHCVANMFMVPLGILIQSTAPDAFWVQVGAEANQYSDLTFFNFVTANLIPVTLGNIVGGAVLVGLANWSIYVRPELKSTQSKSIKTTDLTTSIRELAMKTNLTAIDIMNEEFYAVKADMPTELAIDALTDRNLQGAPVVNVEGKLVGFFSIHDVMVDLWCQDYLPAKGQKVVDLMSRDVIAVNHDESLVNLVEFLCIDKEQLYPTTGMGIATQFASLSLEERAKSMKINKPQTLPVLQDGLLVGVVSRMETMTALRAIYGEKMNVIVNTHELEIA
- a CDS encoding LysR substrate-binding domain-containing protein gives rise to the protein MRYSLKQLAVFEAVAHTGSVSLAADKLSLTQSATSMSLAQLEKMLGRPLFERQGKRMALTHWGMWLRPKAKKLLQDAQQIELGFVEQHLISGEIGLCASQTPAEHLVPELISTIDNDFPEIRINLEVKSTDGVIESVLSYKNDLGIIEGRCDDNRIHQETWCRDHLTVVVSAHHPFAKRETISLAQLEQAKWVLREIGSGTRKIFDSSIHHLIADLDVWREYEHVPVLRSLVANGPYLTCLPYLDVEKHINNGSLVALNVPELEMERTLSFIWRADMADNPLATCIRREGLRMMKGKPSVF
- a CDS encoding DUF1097 domain-containing protein, which codes for MSVLLAIAITTGILSGIWGWLSISLGLLTWAGFLGCTSYFASPKEGVKGLGISLVTNMTGVFWALVIIEASNLISMEIVGYVVTGLVAFMMCIQAKQTWLNYIPGTFIGSCATFAADGNWALVVPSIIVGGIFGYLMKASGLLLKTTLEKKKHGYSSINQVESVRSSQ
- a CDS encoding DUF2813 domain-containing protein, with protein sequence MQIQSIEISGFRGIRRLSLSFDELTTLIGENTWGKSSLLDALSVALPSEPELYQFEMQDFHVDYAIAHPQTQHLQIVITFITSVKGEERAGRYRKLKPIWIEDEQGNKKIIYRVSATRDLYKITNHCCFLDIEGNKMQLHHSQKLAEELVSLHPVIRIRDSRRFDHNKPLGSDDVINSRVERRIENTCRRLLAMPGHVNKAEMRSSLKSMENLVEHYFTFTNKANRDPRKPRESLLFAASSVGNNNLLQVIEETKDSQTRLLVLVLLNAYLQAKGSSNLRRCARPILVIEDPEGRLHPTHLSRAWNLLQLVPTQKVLTTNSAQLLAAVPLHSIRRLIRKSDRTVSKSMSSKLLSKDELRKVGFHIRFHRPNALFARCWLLVEGETEVWLFNELAKLCGYNLAAEGVQIVEFAQSGLKSLVKVAKAYEIDWHVVTDGDAAGKKYANTVRSLLDNDLEKHRLTELPDKDIEHYLYANGFEAFFKDMIKVPLDHPIPANKVISRVLKKHAKPDIALAIVSQCENKGAECIPLLIRWTLKRIIIMANGNT
- a CDS encoding bifunctional UDP-sugar hydrolase/5'-nucleotidase is translated as MTKKNKPIRLMLAHINDTHSYFEPQSLQLNLKLENQVISPYVSNGGFARIATRADELRQKALETNREFMFFHAGDCFQGTLFFSLFKGKANADLLNALNIDAMALGNHELDMGNQPVAEFLDRINFPILAGNWDISKESKQKRHPLKNKPNLVSYNEPFKTAHWITKEVQGELIAIFGVSMDQMADISNPDADTPFANTFETVQNTVLAIRRNGINKIILLSHLGIDVDLKLAKEVDGIAIIIGGHSHTLQGDFSSIGLENNGDYGVVVNQTRIVHSGLHAQAIGHCEIDFEADGTVSRFVGCNELLLGRRLCIDASLSEVNTDYLHKRAQSCLRDNPNVVICKKAPLVQSILQDKYIPQVRALQQTIIGRVTTPLRHVRIPDEIGGSDIVPIVAESFYHAMSNAGYSVEFGMHNAGGVRTSLSPGPISVADIAGKLLPFAVPIGVYHLKGKYLALVLEGAINNALSNGVSGTGTGSYPYCYNLDFIYDFKAKKGSRVTHLNIKSAHGGWKEVEDETIYCGTSSAYTMKGKEGFTAFLNMEDTGEVTQLSMADCFIELLKSQPDRLDNVVKQLHKLINY
- a CDS encoding ATP-binding protein, which translates into the protein MITKLILIRGLPGSGKSTLAKRIIEQYSSPIKHIETDMFFVEKGGDYSFDAKKLSQAHHWCQAEVRVALSNGNSVVVSNTFVQRWEMQPYRDMAKELNVFLEVLVCKEEYGSIHQVPKITISNMRKKWEVSS
- a CDS encoding PhnA domain-containing protein yields the protein MSTEATMLERCESKCELCAAESALTPYVVAPHSHVTVDHAIMICNTCTGQIDDPETVNANHWRCLNDSMWSQVPPVQVMAWRQLKNLSSTEGWAMDLLDMMYLEEDVAKWAEIGMDEDDEKPRDINGIELKKGDDVTVTKDLPVKGTNQVIKQGTVIRGISLSDDPKLVSGKANGQSMYVITEFCRKK